In one window of Euwallacea similis isolate ESF13 chromosome 4, ESF131.1, whole genome shotgun sequence DNA:
- the RNASEK gene encoding ribonuclease kappa, producing MAICGPKLSLCGLIISAWGIVQLALMGIFYYVEAVALAEDVPKVEEYKSIEDFYSKMTHGYVQNAYNCWIAALLYLITLAFSAHQFWLNNRSSLSV from the exons ATGGCCATTTGCGGACCGAAATTATCCCTGTGCGGCCTCATTATAAGTGCCTGGGGTATAGTGCAATTG GCTCTTATGGGGATCTTCTACTATGTTGAAGCTGTGGCCCTTGCAGAGGACGTCCCAAAAGTTGAAGAATACAAATccattgaagatttttactcGAAAATGACGCACGGTTATGTACAG aacGCCTATAATTGTTGGATCGCAGCCCTTCTTTACCTGATCACCTTAGCCTTCTCTGCCCACCAATTCTGGCTAAACAATAGGTCATCTTTAAGTGTCTAA